The Microlunatus antarcticus DNA segment CCGGGGAACGTGACGATCGTCGACTGGCGCGACATCCGCCTGCCGGGGACCGCGAGCGGGCAGGGCACCGAGCAGCTGCTCGCCCAGCTCGAGGACATGAAGGCCGCCGACGTCGCGCGCGAGCTGCACGAGATGACGCCGGAGCGGCGCAACGAGGTGGCCTCCGCGCTCGACGACACCAAGCTCGCCGACGCGCTCGAGGAGCTGCCGGAGGACGAGCAGGTCTCCCTGATCTCCTCCCTCGACGCCGACCGGGCCGCCGACGTCCTCGAGGAGATGGACCCCGACGACGCCGCGGACCTGATCAACGAGCTGACCCCCGACATGGCCGAGGTGCTGCTCCAGCGGATGGAGCCGGACGAGGCGCGCGACGTCCGCCGGCTGCTCAGCTACAGCGAGTTCACCGCGGGCGGCATGATGACGCCCGAGCCGGTCGTGCTGCCCCCCGACGCCACCGTGGCCGACGCGCTGGCGCGGATCCGCGAGCCGAACCTGACGCCCGCCCTGGCCTGCATGGCCTTCGTCTGCCGCTCGCCCCTGGAGACGCCGACCGGTCGCTACATCGGCGCGGTGCACTTCCAGCGCCTGCTGCGCGAGCCGCCCTCGACGCTGGTCTCGGCGATCGTCGACACCGACATCGAGCCGGTCAGCGTCAACGCCGGCCTGCACGCCGTGAGCCGCTACTTCGCCACGTACAACCTGGTGAACGCCCCCGTGGTCGACGGCGACCACCGCCTCATCGGCGCCATCACCGTCGACGACGTGCTCGACCACGCGCTCCCGGCCGACTGGCGGGGCAACCAGCTGGACGCGCCGTCGCAGGAGGCGACGCACGACGACCAGCGCGCCACCGCGCCCCGGGCCGGGCGGGC contains these protein-coding regions:
- a CDS encoding magnesium transporter MgtE N-terminal domain-containing protein — its product is MASANSSTIFVSRIRGLPVLDASGDQVGRLRDVLVQRRAGMLAPRVKGLVVELFARHRIFIPMVRTSSIDALQVVITGVVNTRRFERRDSETLVIDDLFDLTVDRLDHVGKAVIFDVAIQPVRSHDWELSQVALRDVGVARRFGRPGNVTIVDWRDIRLPGTASGQGTEQLLAQLEDMKAADVARELHEMTPERRNEVASALDDTKLADALEELPEDEQVSLISSLDADRAADVLEEMDPDDAADLINELTPDMAEVLLQRMEPDEARDVRRLLSYSEFTAGGMMTPEPVVLPPDATVADALARIREPNLTPALACMAFVCRSPLETPTGRYIGAVHFQRLLREPPSTLVSAIVDTDIEPVSVNAGLHAVSRYFATYNLVNAPVVDGDHRLIGAITVDDVLDHALPADWRGNQLDAPSQEATHDDQRATAPRAGRAVTRGQG